From the Micromonospora echinofusca genome, the window CCTCGCCGACACCGGAGTCGAGCCTCGGGCAAATCCGACAGAGGAGCGGTCGTTATCTACCAACTAGATGCGATGCGTTGATTAGGGCGTCTTTGCCTGGCTGTCGCCGATCGATAGCGACCCCACGAGCCGCGCGAGGAGGGGCGGGCTCGGACAGGCACCCGACCTACGCGGTCCACTCGTCGGTCCGTTCGGCCCGTTCGGCCAGGGGCGGCCCCGACGAGCGGATGATCGCCAATCCCCTAACTTGATCTTCAACCCGTTCGGCGTGGCCGGGGCGTGCGGGACGGCTTCGGTATCGTTTTCGTCGTGCCGGACTCGGTCCGAGCGCATCCGCGCGAGGATCTGCACGGGCAGATCACGCAGGAGGAACGCCAACCGGGCGCGTCGTGGGCGTCAGCCACCACCAGGATGTTCGGATCGCCGGCCTGCCACCGGCCGGCCGCGACCGGCCGTCCCACGATGTCCCGCAGCTGCCCGGCGGTGACCGCCGCCGCGTCGTGACCAGGCACCAACCGCACCGCATCAGCGGCGCAGTCCACCAGACACGGCCCGACTCCAACGCCACGACCGTCGAGTACGGCCAGCCAGGGACCGTGATGGCCTGGCCCTCGCCGCATCCGTCTCTCCCGACAGGAAGAACGATCGACCAACTGTCACCATGATCAGCCGGGTCACCGACCAGCCGCCAAGGCGAAACATCAAGTCGGACAAGGCCCGGAGCACCGACGGCGGGAACTGGCGGCAAGACGCCGACAACGCCGCGCCTCGCCCGGTCTGCTGTCCGGCATCAGCTCGGTGGTGTTCGCGCCCGGGCGGACTCGGCGGCGCGCACGATTCGGCGACACGCCCTCACGGTCGGTCCACCCCGCCTCGCCCAACCATCCCCTGCCGCCCGAGGCCTTCCTTCAGGTGCGCGGCGGTCGGTGTGACCGCCGCCAAGACCCAGCGGCAGAGCACCGGCACCGTTCAGGAACGCCGACGATGTCGGGCCAACGCCACGCCGGTCGTCGCCATGGACACCGCCGCCAACCCGGCCAGCAGGCCCAGGCCCGTCAGGACCCTCCCCAGCTCCAGACTGTCGTTGAACGAGTCGCGACACAGTTCCACCGCCCAGTTGACCGGGTTCGCGGCGATCGCCGCGGCAACCCATCCCGGCACCAGGTCCTTGGGCATGAAGGCACTGGAGAGGAACGTCAGGGGCATCACGATGAAGTTGACCATCGCGATCAGGGACTCCTCCCGCCCCACGATCAGCGCGACGGTGCTCGACAGTGCGGCGAGCGCGCAGGCGACCCCCGCGAGCGCGAGGATCATGACGACAACTCCGAGCACGCCCCCGTGGAATCGCACCCCGAGCCCGTAGCCCACCACGAGCAGGATGGCCGTCGGGATCACCGCGTTGACCACCTGCTGCACCAGCGGACCGATGATCAGGGCGATCGGGCGCACCGGGGACGCCAGCAGCCGGTCAAGGGTCCCCCGCTCCATGTCCGCCAGCAGGGACAGACCGTTCCAGCCACTCGCGAGCAGGACCGTCATCACGATGAGCCCCGGCAGGAAGAACTGGGCGTAGTTGTCGGAGCCAAATCCGGGGATGTCGGCGATACGGCGGAAGGTCCCGCTGAACAGCAGCAACCACAGGAACGGCTGGACGAGGTTGATCGCGATGAGCCAGGGCTGACGGAACGTGTGCAGGATGTGCCGACGCGCGATGTAGGCGGACTGTCCGACGAGCTCACTCACGATGACTGCCCTCCGGCGCTTGCCCCGGCATCCGCCTGGGTAGCGAATCTGCGTCCCGTGTACGCCAGGTACACGTCATCCAGGGTCGGCTGGGACACGCTGACCGACCGTACCGCCATGGCTTCCTGGCCGAGCCGCGCGAGGACGACCGGAACCGCCGCCCCGCCGATCGGCGCCCGTGCGTGCAGCCGGCGTCCGTCGACGCGGATCTCGTCCAGACCGTCGAGCCCCGCCAACGCGCCGCGGATCGCTTCCTCGGACTGGTCCGACTCGAACTCGACCTGCAGGGTGTCCCCCCGCAGCTTCTGCTTCAGCGTCTCCGGGCTGCCCGTCGTCACGATCCGGCCGCTGTCGATGATGGCGATGTCGTTCGCCAGGGCGTCGGCCTCTTCGAGGTAGTGGGTGGTCAGCAGGATCGTGATCCCCTCCTGCCGGACCAACGCGGTGAGGTCGCTCCAGAGCTGCACGCGGATGTCCGGGTCGAGGCCGGTCGTCGGCTCGTCGAGATAGAGGACCCGGGGGCGGTGCACGATCCCCATGGCGATGTCGACCCGACGCTTCATGCCACCGGAGCAGAAGCCCGCCTGCCGGCCGGCGACGTCCGAGAGCGCCAGCATCGAGAGCACCTCGTCGGTCCGGGTCGCCAGCGCCCGGCCCTTGAGGCCGAACATCCGGCCCTGGAGGAGCACGTTCTCGCGCACGGTGGCGGTGGGTACGGCACTGAGGCGCTGTCCGACGAGACCGATCCGCCTACGCACCTCGGTCGCCTGCCGAACGACGTCGTACCCGGCGACGAGTGCCTGCCCCGAGTCCGCCCGGGCCAGCGTCGAGAGGATCCGCACCGCCGTGGACTTGCCAGCCCCGTTGGGTCCCAGCAACCCGAACAGGGTGCCCTCAGGCACAACGAAGCTCAGCCCGTCGAGGGCCCGGACGCCCCGCGGGTAGCTCTTGACCAGGTCACGTACCTGGATGGCCATCTCGGCCATGTGCGTTCCTCTCGTCCTTGGTGGATGTCAGAGGTCGAGCTCGGCCAGCAACAGTTCGCCTAGCCGCGCCGAGGCCGACCCGAGGAAGTCGTGCCCGCCCGGCATGATCCGCAGGGTGAAGTCCTTGCTTGTGTGGTCCTGCCACATCGCGAGGTCCGCGAAGTCCACCGACGCGTCCTCCCGGGCGCCGACGACCGTGACCGGCATCCCGAGTGGCGCACCGGG encodes:
- a CDS encoding ABC transporter permease, with the protein product MSELVGQSAYIARRHILHTFRQPWLIAINLVQPFLWLLLFSGTFRRIADIPGFGSDNYAQFFLPGLIVMTVLLASGWNGLSLLADMERGTLDRLLASPVRPIALIIGPLVQQVVNAVIPTAILLVVGYGLGVRFHGGVLGVVVMILALAGVACALAALSSTVALIVGREESLIAMVNFIVMPLTFLSSAFMPKDLVPGWVAAAIAANPVNWAVELCRDSFNDSLELGRVLTGLGLLAGLAAVSMATTGVALARHRRRS
- a CDS encoding ATP-binding cassette domain-containing protein, with translation MAEMAIQVRDLVKSYPRGVRALDGLSFVVPEGTLFGLLGPNGAGKSTAVRILSTLARADSGQALVAGYDVVRQATEVRRRIGLVGQRLSAVPTATVRENVLLQGRMFGLKGRALATRTDEVLSMLALSDVAGRQAGFCSGGMKRRVDIAMGIVHRPRVLYLDEPTTGLDPDIRVQLWSDLTALVRQEGITILLTTHYLEEADALANDIAIIDSGRIVTTGSPETLKQKLRGDTLQVEFESDQSEEAIRGALAGLDGLDEIRVDGRRLHARAPIGGAAVPVVLARLGQEAMAVRSVSVSQPTLDDVYLAYTGRRFATQADAGASAGGQSS